A region of Candidatus Aramenus sp. CH1 DNA encodes the following proteins:
- a CDS encoding CBS domain-containing protein: MEESVKEYMKTNVMTVEKNKTLKEVAEVMAKNKIGSVIVVENGKPLGIITETDVVRAIGNGKSLSSKAEEVMTAHLITIKADSPVTGALSLMRTYNIRHLPVVDDNGNLVGIISIRDIARALDDIYEG, encoded by the coding sequence ATGGAAGAAAGCGTTAAGGAGTACATGAAAACTAACGTTATGACAGTAGAGAAGAACAAGACACTAAAAGAGGTCGCAGAAGTAATGGCAAAGAACAAGATAGGATCCGTTATAGTAGTGGAAAACGGCAAGCCCCTAGGGATAATAACTGAGACAGATGTAGTCAGGGCGATAGGAAATGGGAAAAGCTTGAGCAGTAAGGCTGAAGAGGTAATGACTGCCCACCTAATTACAATAAAAGCAGACTCCCCAGTGACTGGAGCATTAAGCCTTATGAGGACGTATAACATTAGGCACCTTCCAGTGGTGGACGATAACGGGAACTTGGTGGGCATAATATCAATAAGGGACATAGCTAGAGCCCTAGACGATATCTACGAGGGCTAA
- a CDS encoding teichoic acid transporter, with product MKAQQGRSAGIVRIGLFNLLLRLLISPLAFVFSLLIAKYLSSVSIETFGAWQSIYVLITGYFLVPADVLSTIASRYAAEGKKIGGIIVINALAGAIVLSVYFMIVPFISGFGGSEYEVYFYDAGILLFLYYVLDIAKAVSLGRSPRVSAIGNAAFQLVRLIAAVVFIYEFNLSILAVILAYSLGYLSQILTYVKFTKADFSVDLKVAIASIRKSVVFITSYIQGVIEASMVWISVYLLRSYDPVSYFESALIISNIVIWSSSASDGLFLKLAESKDPKVLETALKLFFAAGSLFLLLAMVDGLPLLYILRSDYISAFTSLIILSVSNFVRSIYGIFYRAIYMADVTLNVENTEELRGPTARLIRSNVLISAIGVALSSGIIYFLSKSSLSPGYGYPIVATVISVGLLVNSLGMVITSFLTAKKLYNFDFPVKETVIPLLATAVVSSLFLMWFSIHGVPKLRTLEEIKDTLLISLAAGSIYLAINWTLNPYVKELAKRAIMRIKNL from the coding sequence ATGAAAGCCCAGCAAGGGAGATCTGCCGGGATTGTGAGAATAGGGTTGTTCAACCTCTTACTGAGACTCTTGATATCGCCCCTGGCCTTTGTCTTCTCGCTGTTGATAGCGAAGTACTTGTCTTCAGTCTCTATCGAGACCTTTGGTGCTTGGCAGTCCATATACGTGCTGATTACGGGGTACTTTTTGGTTCCAGCCGACGTGCTGTCGACCATCGCGAGTAGGTACGCGGCAGAGGGGAAAAAGATAGGCGGGATAATAGTAATTAACGCTCTGGCGGGAGCTATTGTCCTTTCCGTTTACTTCATGATTGTCCCCTTCATCTCCGGCTTCGGAGGTTCTGAGTACGAGGTCTACTTTTACGACGCTGGGATTCTCTTGTTCCTATACTACGTCCTTGACATAGCCAAAGCAGTTTCCTTAGGTAGGTCACCAAGAGTGAGTGCAATTGGTAACGCGGCTTTCCAGTTGGTCAGACTTATCGCTGCGGTAGTTTTCATCTATGAGTTCAATCTTTCAATCCTTGCTGTAATATTAGCTTATTCGCTGGGCTACTTATCCCAAATCCTTACGTACGTAAAGTTCACGAAGGCGGATTTTAGCGTAGATCTCAAGGTCGCGATAGCGTCCATTAGAAAGTCTGTGGTATTCATAACGTCATATATCCAGGGCGTTATAGAGGCGAGTATGGTATGGATATCTGTCTACTTGTTGCGGTCCTATGATCCAGTGTCCTATTTCGAGTCGGCGCTGATAATCAGCAACATAGTAATCTGGTCTTCCTCGGCCTCAGATGGGCTTTTCTTGAAGTTGGCAGAGAGCAAAGACCCTAAAGTCCTCGAGACGGCGTTAAAGCTGTTTTTTGCCGCAGGCTCCCTATTTCTCCTTTTAGCAATGGTAGACGGGCTTCCCCTACTATATATCCTGAGGTCTGACTACATTTCGGCTTTTACCTCACTAATCATCCTATCTGTCTCCAATTTCGTGAGGTCAATCTACGGCATATTTTACAGGGCAATATACATGGCCGACGTCACCTTAAACGTGGAAAACACCGAGGAGCTAAGGGGGCCTACTGCTAGGCTAATCAGAAGCAACGTACTAATCTCGGCTATTGGTGTAGCCCTATCTAGTGGGATTATATACTTCCTTAGTAAAAGCAGTCTTAGTCCTGGCTATGGATACCCCATAGTGGCGACAGTAATTTCTGTGGGCTTGCTTGTGAACTCCCTAGGGATGGTAATTACTTCGTTTTTGACGGCTAAAAAGCTCTACAACTTTGACTTCCCCGTTAAGGAGACCGTAATACCCCTTCTAGCTACGGCAGTAGTCTCCTCGCTCTTCCTAATGTGGTTCTCGATTCACGGAGTGCCGAAACTTAGGACATTAGAGGAGATTAAGGATACGCTCCTAATTTCTCTGGCCGCAGGCTCCATTTACTTAGCGATTAATTGGACCTTGAACCCGTATGTCAAAGAGCTGGCAAAACGCGCAATCATGAGAATCAAAAATTTATAG
- a CDS encoding aldolase — protein sequence MSGLDIRVKRLFERGNAFVVALDHGLVMGPLKGIERPMEIVRKLSNIPDALQMTPAMLRVVEENFYSRSSPILIARLDTANVWRKEKKYDTGYYSAVYSVRDAVEAGADAVVTYLVVGYGTDQVEGYNVEQLSLMRREANDYGIPFIIEPLFVSPENPDSVKDTNLVKYVTRLASEIGADILKVDYTGKDFREVVDVAFAPILIRGGPKTNSNAEFLAMLNDAIVSGAKGVTVGRNLWQSQDPAKMARAISMIVHERKSVEEALKVMG from the coding sequence ATGTCGGGTTTAGATATAAGGGTAAAGAGGCTTTTCGAGAGGGGAAACGCGTTTGTAGTGGCTTTAGACCACGGGCTTGTCATGGGTCCGTTAAAGGGTATAGAGAGGCCTATGGAGATCGTGAGGAAGCTCTCCAACATCCCAGACGCACTCCAGATGACGCCGGCTATGTTAAGAGTTGTGGAGGAGAACTTCTACTCCAGGTCGTCCCCAATTCTAATCGCCAGGCTCGACACGGCAAACGTGTGGAGAAAGGAGAAAAAGTACGACACGGGGTACTATTCTGCAGTGTACTCAGTTAGGGACGCGGTTGAGGCAGGGGCAGATGCCGTAGTTACTTACCTTGTAGTAGGTTATGGCACGGACCAAGTGGAAGGATACAACGTGGAACAGCTTTCGTTGATGAGGAGGGAGGCTAACGACTACGGCATCCCGTTCATAATTGAACCGCTCTTCGTGTCCCCAGAGAACCCTGATTCAGTAAAGGACACGAACCTAGTGAAGTACGTAACTAGGCTTGCCTCAGAAATAGGGGCCGACATACTGAAGGTAGACTACACGGGCAAAGACTTCAGGGAAGTTGTGGACGTGGCGTTCGCGCCCATTCTAATAAGAGGTGGGCCAAAGACCAACTCCAACGCTGAGTTCCTAGCCATGCTCAACGACGCCATAGTCAGCGGTGCAAAAGGCGTCACTGTGGGCAGGAACCTTTGGCAATCTCAAGACCCAGCTAAAATGGCAAGGGCAATCTCCATGATAGTTCACGAGAGGAAGAGCGTCGAGGAAGCTCTGAAGGTTATGGGATAA
- a CDS encoding glycosyltransferase family 39 protein: protein MKNIAYNYVFYAILVAILLIYTYATVTTFDPAFNQNADHYIGDEVWYPTAAYNILKLIFHVTPPMYFPYPNEANIQTYINPEHPPLGKYFMAVFILVMGYSPLSWRIPSWMMGDLIIVTAFLLTRRIMGKGIVGNVAAVVSSAIIALDPMLWLMHGIALLDIYVSFFGFLSLYLLLTKRIFWASVALGLAFASKEPAFFLVLPFLFYLGELTKSVKVRALYSIGIPIFVYALASTPIILYFGGVDGWIHNSVLFMLGWDAKNGHISLTATSQISTPWDWFLNVHPFYMGYNFYANVNPAIMLLWLATTPIAFLFRDARLITMTMWAWTEWLGFLTVYALGNHTLFSFYVTDFAPVVDTYVVVSLFFLVENLKSLNRMFVKVGRNDTKGGDNGSG, encoded by the coding sequence ATGAAGAATATTGCCTACAACTACGTATTTTACGCTATACTTGTGGCGATCCTCTTAATCTACACCTATGCAACGGTAACGACTTTCGATCCAGCCTTTAACCAAAACGCCGACCACTACATAGGAGATGAGGTATGGTATCCAACTGCAGCCTATAACATCCTTAAGCTGATTTTCCACGTCACCCCACCCATGTATTTCCCTTACCCTAATGAGGCTAACATACAGACTTACATAAACCCGGAACACCCGCCCTTGGGCAAGTACTTTATGGCCGTCTTCATCTTGGTAATGGGCTATTCTCCCCTATCTTGGAGGATCCCTAGCTGGATGATGGGGGACTTGATAATCGTCACTGCTTTCCTCTTGACGAGGAGAATTATGGGTAAAGGGATTGTTGGAAATGTTGCCGCCGTCGTATCCTCTGCGATCATTGCCCTAGACCCTATGCTTTGGCTAATGCACGGCATAGCCCTCCTAGACATTTACGTTTCCTTTTTCGGATTCCTCTCCCTTTACCTTTTGCTGACAAAAAGGATATTTTGGGCTTCCGTCGCACTGGGCCTTGCCTTTGCCTCTAAGGAGCCTGCGTTTTTCCTTGTTTTGCCTTTCCTCTTTTATTTGGGAGAACTGACAAAAAGCGTGAAGGTGCGTGCGCTCTACTCCATAGGGATCCCGATCTTCGTCTACGCCTTAGCCTCCACGCCCATAATACTCTACTTTGGCGGAGTAGACGGATGGATCCACAACAGCGTGCTCTTCATGTTGGGCTGGGACGCGAAAAACGGCCACATATCGCTGACCGCCACTTCTCAGATCTCCACTCCCTGGGACTGGTTCCTCAACGTTCATCCGTTCTACATGGGTTACAACTTCTACGCAAACGTCAACCCGGCAATAATGTTACTGTGGCTTGCCACAACCCCAATTGCGTTCCTCTTTAGGGACGCCAGACTAATAACGATGACTATGTGGGCTTGGACAGAGTGGCTCGGCTTTCTCACGGTTTATGCATTGGGGAACCACACCCTCTTCAGCTTCTACGTAACAGACTTCGCCCCAGTAGTTGACACATACGTGGTAGTCTCCCTGTTCTTCTTAGTTGAAAACTTGAAATCCTTAAATAGGATGTTTGTAAAAGTGGGAAGAAATGATACGAAAGGCGGTGATAACGGCAGCGGGTAA
- a CDS encoding NTP transferase domain-containing protein: protein MIRKAVITAAGKGSRMKYITSVLPKALLPLIRREDSKLVMRPIIDLIMESLEAEGVEKFCIVVGKHGKLLLDYLFGRNVTFVFQEEPRGFGDAVSRAKDFASEEPFFVHADDGVLTGGYREARSLFEEIRPEAVLLLREVGNPKRYGIVEVQERGEYMGHKLFKVLRAEEKPERPRSNIAISAVYIFSPRIFDALKKVKVEEGKELELTYGIQELINAGGEVYGVLLKEEKWLNVGDPESYFNALSYTINH, encoded by the coding sequence ATGATACGAAAGGCGGTGATAACGGCAGCGGGTAAGGGCAGTAGAATGAAGTACATAACCTCTGTCCTCCCCAAGGCGCTATTGCCTTTGATAAGGAGAGAAGACAGTAAGCTAGTAATGAGACCCATAATAGACCTCATCATGGAATCCCTGGAGGCTGAGGGAGTAGAGAAGTTCTGCATTGTGGTGGGCAAGCACGGTAAGTTACTCCTAGACTACTTATTTGGGAGGAACGTCACCTTCGTCTTCCAAGAAGAGCCTAGGGGGTTTGGGGACGCTGTAAGCAGGGCGAAGGACTTCGCTTCTGAAGAGCCGTTTTTTGTCCACGCAGACGACGGAGTGCTCACTGGAGGATACAGGGAGGCGAGAAGCCTCTTCGAGGAAATAAGGCCAGAGGCTGTACTCCTCTTGAGGGAGGTCGGAAACCCCAAGAGATACGGTATTGTGGAGGTTCAGGAAAGGGGGGAGTACATGGGACACAAGCTATTCAAAGTCTTGAGGGCAGAGGAGAAGCCAGAAAGACCTAGGTCTAACATAGCTATATCCGCTGTTTACATCTTCTCGCCGAGGATCTTCGACGCCCTAAAAAAGGTAAAGGTAGAGGAGGGAAAAGAGTTGGAGTTGACATACGGCATACAAGAGCTGATAAACGCTGGAGGAGAAGTTTACGGAGTACTCCTAAAAGAGGAAAAATGGCTAAACGTAGGAGACCCTGAGAGCTACTTCAACGCTCTCAGTTACACCATTAACCATTAG
- a CDS encoding trimeric intracellular cation channel family protein produces the protein MIGEIVFQAMNYIGIVAFAFSGVIKAMEKELDLLGALVLGFVTSLAGGILVDVLLGIYPPVNLVYLPYPLTAIASTFIAIVVRKQFDKITRPLLYFDAIGLGAFTASGAQLAFSHGLNFLGVAILASITATGGGVIRDVLVSEIPLVLKRDFYATPTIIGGFLFYALSSLGYEPVSLSSTFLFVLVLRLVAIRRSWRLPKVA, from the coding sequence TTGATAGGGGAAATAGTGTTCCAAGCGATGAACTACATCGGGATAGTAGCCTTCGCCTTTTCCGGGGTGATAAAGGCCATGGAAAAGGAACTGGACCTATTGGGGGCTCTAGTTCTAGGCTTTGTGACGTCTTTGGCAGGTGGAATACTTGTAGACGTCCTGTTGGGCATCTACCCACCAGTTAACTTGGTTTACTTGCCTTATCCCCTGACAGCAATAGCATCTACTTTTATTGCAATAGTAGTCAGGAAACAGTTCGATAAGATAACTAGGCCACTGCTTTACTTTGACGCAATAGGCCTTGGCGCGTTCACGGCGTCAGGGGCACAGCTGGCTTTCTCCCACGGGCTAAACTTCTTGGGCGTGGCCATACTAGCTTCCATTACTGCAACTGGAGGAGGCGTAATAAGGGACGTGTTGGTGTCGGAGATTCCCCTAGTTCTAAAAAGGGACTTCTACGCAACGCCTACCATTATTGGCGGTTTTCTATTCTACGCCCTCTCGTCCTTAGGGTACGAGCCAGTATCGCTGTCTTCCACGTTCTTGTTTGTCCTAGTACTTAGGCTAGTGGCAATAAGGAGGAGCTGGAGGTTGCCCAAGGTCGCGTAA
- a CDS encoding ATP-binding cassette domain-containing protein, with product MLVISPTLISGTIEVGDKERVGLLGKNGAGKTTIIRSVLCDGTSRISVDGEDFCSTRDYSKLSAVLQEPYSQVLAETFKEELRLISKFHAVDANLAKRLMGEYMDKKFLQLSDGYKKRYAIASVLISKPKYILLDEPFANLDREAVSMVKEILPLGSLIAEHRTKEIRDLVNRVYLIDEGKVAEISREKLYDETFLRSKGLRGFKLTRERDATLGEVVLEFQAKGITLKLREREVLCLVGKNGVGKTTTLKGLVGKAFVIFQNPDLQFFHATVREEVKEDEALELFCLKDKAEKSPYALSYGEKMRVLIASAFSSGSKVIALDEPSTGMDGESLISFQRMIDLLVQESRSVIIATHDEDIIGLCDTVVNLEKK from the coding sequence GTGCTCGTCATTAGTCCTACACTTATATCTGGGACAATAGAGGTAGGGGACAAGGAAAGGGTGGGCTTACTTGGCAAAAACGGTGCTGGAAAGACTACCATCATTAGGTCTGTGCTATGTGACGGGACGTCTAGGATCTCAGTGGACGGAGAGGATTTCTGCTCAACTAGGGACTACTCAAAACTCTCGGCCGTCCTCCAAGAGCCCTACTCGCAGGTATTGGCTGAGACGTTTAAGGAAGAACTAAGGCTAATAAGTAAGTTCCATGCGGTGGACGCAAACTTAGCTAAAAGGCTAATGGGCGAGTACATGGACAAGAAGTTTCTCCAACTATCTGACGGTTACAAGAAGAGGTACGCCATAGCCAGCGTCCTAATTTCTAAGCCGAAGTACATCCTATTGGATGAGCCGTTTGCAAACTTAGACAGGGAAGCAGTCTCAATGGTAAAGGAAATCTTGCCATTAGGCTCCTTGATAGCGGAGCACAGGACAAAGGAGATAAGGGACCTCGTAAACAGGGTGTACTTAATTGACGAGGGAAAGGTGGCAGAGATATCTAGGGAAAAGCTGTACGACGAGACCTTTTTGAGGTCTAAAGGCCTAAGGGGCTTCAAGCTGACGAGAGAGAGGGATGCCACGCTCGGAGAGGTTGTCCTAGAATTCCAGGCTAAGGGGATAACGCTAAAGCTAAGGGAAAGGGAAGTTCTCTGCCTAGTGGGAAAAAACGGCGTTGGCAAAACTACTACCTTAAAGGGCCTAGTGGGGAAGGCGTTCGTCATATTCCAGAACCCAGACCTACAGTTCTTCCACGCCACGGTAAGGGAGGAAGTGAAGGAGGATGAGGCATTGGAACTCTTTTGCTTAAAAGATAAGGCGGAAAAAAGCCCCTACGCTCTGAGCTATGGGGAGAAAATGAGGGTCTTAATAGCTTCCGCGTTTTCCTCTGGAAGCAAAGTGATCGCACTGGACGAGCCGAGCACTGGGATGGACGGGGAGTCACTAATCTCTTTTCAGAGGATGATAGACTTACTAGTTCAAGAAAGCAGGTCTGTTATAATAGCCACTCACGACGAGGACATAATCGGCTTGTGCGATACTGTAGTAAACTTGGAAAAAAAGTAG
- a CDS encoding NAD-dependent epimerase/dehydratase family protein — translation MTAIVTGGAGYIGGHMVDALVSKGEDVLVLDDFSYGSYVNPKSRVIKVDLRREYPEIEKDSTIYHFAANPDVRTSMFDVREHFERDVLVTLNVMEMARQYDAKKVIFASSSTVYGETLRIPTPEDFDGTPISNYGLFKLMGEEIVEYHAINYGIQGITLRLANITGGRMSHGVVVDFVRKLMKNPQELEILGNGKQKKSYLYISDLINAIFTLEKFVKDKYETFNVGNEDWITVEEIARIVEKEMGLRPKHVYVDGGEGRGWKGDVRFMLLDISKLRGFGWSPMYSSEEAIRLATRDVLNGIKG, via the coding sequence ATGACCGCGATAGTCACAGGAGGAGCTGGATACATTGGGGGCCATATGGTAGACGCGTTAGTCTCTAAAGGGGAAGATGTGTTGGTTCTGGACGACTTCTCGTATGGCTCTTATGTTAATCCCAAGTCAAGGGTAATAAAGGTAGACCTTAGAAGGGAGTACCCTGAAATCGAGAAGGACTCCACTATCTACCACTTTGCTGCTAACCCAGACGTAAGGACATCCATGTTTGATGTAAGGGAGCACTTTGAGAGGGACGTATTAGTGACCTTAAACGTTATGGAAATGGCTAGGCAATACGACGCTAAAAAGGTGATCTTCGCTTCTTCCTCCACGGTCTACGGAGAGACGTTGAGGATTCCAACCCCTGAGGACTTTGATGGCACGCCCATCTCCAATTACGGCCTCTTTAAGCTAATGGGAGAGGAAATCGTAGAGTACCACGCCATTAATTACGGCATCCAAGGGATAACGTTAAGGCTCGCAAACATAACTGGTGGAAGGATGTCACACGGCGTAGTAGTGGACTTCGTTAGAAAGCTGATGAAGAACCCCCAAGAGCTCGAGATCCTCGGCAATGGAAAGCAAAAGAAAAGCTACCTTTACATCTCGGACCTGATTAACGCCATATTTACTTTGGAAAAGTTCGTAAAGGACAAGTACGAAACGTTTAACGTGGGTAACGAGGACTGGATCACGGTTGAGGAAATAGCCAGAATAGTGGAAAAGGAGATGGGGCTTAGGCCAAAGCACGTATACGTGGATGGAGGTGAGGGAAGGGGGTGGAAGGGAGACGTGAGGTTTATGTTGTTGGACATCTCTAAATTAAGGGGATTTGGCTGGTCCCCCATGTATTCCTCAGAAGAGGCCATTAGGCTGGCCACGAGGGATGTACTAAATGGCATTAAGGGTTAG
- a CDS encoding 30S ribosomal protein S8e: MGVYQGNDIRKISGGLKGVHRKRRKHEMGSPPTETKLSDKEEREIIRGFGGNLKVKLKYATYANVVDPNAKTAKKVKVLAVLETPANKEYARRGIIVKGSKIRTELGVAVVTSRPGQDGVVNALLIQQ; encoded by the coding sequence ATGGGAGTTTACCAAGGTAACGACATTAGGAAAATCTCTGGGGGGCTTAAGGGAGTCCACAGGAAGAGGAGAAAGCACGAAATGGGTAGTCCCCCCACTGAGACTAAGCTGTCTGACAAGGAAGAGAGGGAAATAATTAGGGGGTTTGGTGGTAACCTAAAGGTGAAGCTTAAGTACGCGACTTATGCTAACGTGGTAGATCCCAACGCTAAAACGGCAAAGAAGGTTAAGGTTTTAGCTGTTTTGGAAACTCCTGCCAATAAGGAATACGCGAGAAGGGGAATTATAGTTAAGGGATCTAAGATAAGGACAGAGCTGGGCGTAGCTGTTGTAACTTCAAGGCCAGGGCAAGACGGAGTAGTGAACGCCCTGCTGATACAGCAATGA
- the uppS gene encoding polyprenyl diphosphate synthase — protein MLKAILKPVYAVYERYLWSQIKNGPIPSHVAIIPDGNRRWARQNNSSISDAYMLGYRKLREVLIWLLELGVKNVTVFALSTENCERRSQVELNAILSYIKKGIEDLLTEYFVPKYKVRVRAIGKLEKLPNDLRSLVSEIVEKSSVYSERRLTLAICYGGRQEILDAVQKLLRDYKSGLISVGELNEELFKKYFYDSELEDIDLVIRTSGEMRISNFLLWHMAYSELFFCEAYWPEFRKIDLWRAIRSYQRRKRNFGA, from the coding sequence ATGCTCAAGGCAATTCTGAAGCCAGTTTACGCCGTATATGAGAGGTATCTCTGGAGCCAAATAAAGAACGGGCCCATCCCTTCTCACGTCGCCATTATCCCTGACGGTAACAGGAGGTGGGCGAGGCAGAACAACTCCTCCATCTCCGACGCCTATATGCTGGGCTATAGAAAACTAAGGGAGGTCTTAATATGGCTTCTAGAGCTAGGGGTAAAGAACGTGACTGTGTTCGCCCTCTCCACTGAGAACTGCGAGAGGAGATCGCAAGTGGAGCTTAACGCGATACTCAGCTACATAAAGAAGGGTATAGAGGATTTACTTACAGAGTACTTCGTCCCTAAGTACAAGGTTAGGGTAAGGGCAATAGGTAAATTAGAGAAGCTCCCCAACGACCTAAGATCCTTAGTTTCAGAAATTGTGGAAAAGTCTTCCGTTTACAGCGAGAGGAGGCTAACCCTCGCTATATGTTACGGGGGGAGGCAGGAGATCTTGGACGCCGTACAGAAGCTATTGAGGGATTACAAGAGCGGTTTGATAAGCGTCGGCGAACTAAACGAAGAGCTGTTCAAGAAGTACTTTTACGATAGCGAGTTGGAAGACATAGATCTGGTGATCAGGACTTCTGGGGAAATGAGGATAAGCAACTTTCTCCTCTGGCACATGGCCTATTCCGAGCTCTTCTTCTGCGAGGCCTATTGGCCGGAGTTCAGAAAGATAGACCTCTGGAGGGCAATAAGGTCCTACCAGAGAAGAAAGAGGAATTTCGGAGCTTAA
- a CDS encoding N-acetyl-lysine deacetylase: MHLEKESLKQRAKSLLLEILSIYTPSGEEGKARSFFEKVSRDLNLPLKVTTTNSYLLGEGNEVLLASHVDTVPGYMEPSAEGEAVYGRGAVDDKGPLVTMLLATWLANEQGRKVTFAALSDEENKSAGARELVKSGMKFEHVIVGEPSNTKNVVVEYRGVAHLDVVCKGEAQHSSSSTKNLILEVADKVKVISTLPSSYDKPSIVPTIIRAGDRANVTPSELYLHFDVRYPYGYSLDSIVEKIRGEFTNCEVEVTEHVEPVRVSPSTPAVKAVMRGLLKQGLKPSLVRKGGTSDMNILKAITESIVNYGPGDSRLEHTDFEKITLDEIYIGIQTYLNAIEELCSRQF, from the coding sequence ATGCACTTAGAAAAGGAATCGCTGAAACAGAGGGCAAAATCTCTTCTTCTTGAGATTCTCTCAATTTATACTCCTTCTGGCGAGGAAGGGAAAGCAAGGAGCTTTTTTGAAAAGGTCTCCAGGGATCTAAACCTCCCCCTCAAGGTGACCACTACTAACTCCTATTTGTTAGGGGAGGGCAATGAGGTGCTTTTGGCGTCCCACGTGGATACTGTACCGGGATACATGGAGCCAAGTGCAGAAGGAGAGGCGGTGTACGGTAGGGGGGCCGTTGACGACAAGGGCCCACTGGTGACCATGCTTTTAGCCACGTGGCTGGCAAACGAGCAAGGGAGAAAAGTGACTTTTGCTGCCCTCTCAGACGAGGAAAACAAGAGCGCAGGCGCGAGGGAACTAGTGAAGAGCGGGATGAAGTTCGAGCACGTGATAGTGGGGGAGCCAAGTAATACGAAGAACGTGGTAGTGGAGTACAGGGGAGTAGCACACTTAGACGTTGTGTGTAAAGGGGAGGCACAACACTCTTCCTCGTCTACTAAGAACCTCATTCTAGAGGTAGCTGACAAAGTAAAGGTGATAAGCACTCTACCCTCTAGCTACGACAAGCCCTCAATAGTACCCACCATAATAAGGGCAGGGGACAGGGCGAACGTCACACCCTCAGAACTATACCTGCACTTTGATGTGAGGTATCCATACGGTTACTCCCTGGACTCGATTGTAGAGAAAATAAGAGGCGAATTTACCAACTGCGAGGTTGAGGTAACCGAACACGTGGAGCCCGTAAGGGTCTCCCCTAGCACCCCAGCTGTCAAGGCGGTGATGAGAGGCCTCCTAAAGCAGGGTCTAAAGCCCTCCCTCGTAAGAAAGGGGGGAACAAGCGACATGAACATACTAAAGGCGATTACGGAGAGCATAGTGAATTACGGCCCTGGCGATTCGAGGTTAGAACACACTGATTTTGAGAAAATAACTCTCGATGAAATATATATAGGGATTCAAACTTATCTAAACGCAATAGAAGAACTATGCTCAAGGCAATTCTGA